A window of Zalophus californianus isolate mZalCal1 chromosome 12, mZalCal1.pri.v2, whole genome shotgun sequence genomic DNA:
GCGCGGGCTGCGAGGTTGGACGCGGGTTGGTGATCACGCGTGCGGGCCCCGGCCTCTAGCCTCGTTTCTGCGGTGTTTGGGCCCGGCGGCAGCCGCCTGCAGAGAACGGGAGCCGCCCGCCCCTGTTCTGCGGACGCACACCTTTGCGAAGCGTCAGTGAAGACCCAGGTCTCCCCTCCCCAGAATAGTTCTTATTTCTGGGGCACGGAAGCCGGACGTTCACATTGCAGGTCAAAAACATCTGGGATCTGGAGacagaaaagtggaaagaagTGACGCGCTTCCCTGTGCTCCTCGCCGGTTTCGGTCAGAGCCGCAGGTGCCTGGGGTTTCTCAAACTTTGTCCAAACTTCAACAGTGGGAGTGGAGGAACAAACAGGCCTCTCCCAGTGTTGTGAAAGAGAGATCTTGCTGATGGATGTTAACAAAAACCAAacgcacttaaaaaaaatttctactgtTCGCCTGGAGTGTTGCGTGGGATAAATGTATTTGGAACATTTAAATTCAAGCTCTTTTCTTTGACGTGCCTTGAACACATTTTTCCCCGTTTTGTGGATTGGAAAATAacccccccccattttttctttctctcaaaccCCAAAgaccctgttttctttttatccgGAACGAATGCGCCCATTCGGGGATGTCACACAGGAAAATACGTAGtctgatttaatcctcagaaGTAAATCTCaagaatttttgttaaaatttgtaTGCCTCAGAATATTTGAAGTTACTTAGGATAATGCCCTTTGTTCAGtaaattaaatactaaaatattgtTAAACGAAGTTTTGCACTTACCGAAATGTAAAGAATAACCTCTGCAGCAATAAGTATCTGACTTCTCCACTTTAAACATCATTTATTGTATAATCTTCGCCATTATGTTTGCTAATTATTCAATTTCAATAAACAAAGAAGTTGCCATATATTAAACTTGACATCCATGTTACGCCAGATAAAATTTGGTAAAACTATTTGATTTTAACATCTTTGATAGCTTCCAATACAAGTCTCCTATGTTCTAAAGAAATTGATAAGCCATTATCAAAGAACCttgaaaatactataaaaattcaaaattaaaggtGCCCTTATGAAACTAGCTAAGTAGGAATAAATCTAGAAAGGAAAATGAGGTATGTAGTCCTGGGAGTTCTCTTATAAAATACGGATATCTCAAAATTAAACTTGATTAGTAATGTTGGGGGGAAAGGGATTCAAGAAAAGCAAGctgactttttataaaataattaggtTTAGAAAGGCAGTGGAAATGTAAACCTGGAGTTGCCTCTGAATTACGAAGCTAACAAACAGACACTAAATCAGTTTGTCTCTTACATCAAAAGTGAGGTTCCtttaaatgaaaaccacagtgacaGCAGAAAGCAGTACAAATTCTTGAGAAATAATGGAAATCAGAGTCCTAATAATTGTCAAACCTGTGAACCACAGTGATAACAAATACACACTTTAGATAGGCCTATGTGGAGTTCTTGTTCTgccatgtatatgtgtataaccTTATGGACCTTGGACGAGTtgcctctctgagtctgtttcctcatctgtaaaacgaaaataatttctatttaataaAGGTGTGGTATAGAGATAATTAAACCTACTTCAAAGTTGTAAAATTTACCAAGAAAGCATATGTGAAATAACCCGATACATAGTGGTTACTCAAATATTACTTGTTCACCATTGACCATCTTTGCCTATGGTCTCCTTGTCTTCCCTTTGTCTAAGGTCAGCTTCCCTTCCCTTAGCTAAGGATCAAAAGTTGGgttgaaatgtgtatttttaccTTTGTGCTATCTGTGATATTTCAAAAACTTGCATTTAGAACTCTATGTACTTCTCCAAATATATAGTGGTAAATTTGgggcatcatttcttttttagcagAATTTCTACTAAGGCTATATGTTATGCCACATGGACTATATATGTCCCACTATGCCAAAATTACAaaccttttaaaaactattaatctAGAGACAGAATCATATTTGTTTctaatattatctttttaatattaaat
This region includes:
- the LOC118356162 gene encoding uncharacterized protein LOC118356162, coding for MAAGADETTGRRTRGSAPETRGCGPGPGGAPPTPRRGRPRRAGPRPRPLPAGRGLRGWTRVGDHACGPRPLASFLRCLGPAAAACREREPPAPVLRTHTFAKRQ